From one Mya arenaria isolate MELC-2E11 chromosome 4, ASM2691426v1 genomic stretch:
- the LOC128229638 gene encoding uncharacterized protein LOC128229638 has translation MDQSGNQTRPERREVRSICVPVPTIILNTSEEKNAQTVLTHSRSAGDLDVVLNDANNFEAYVNKDGKIKLSGSVSDGIQDPEQRNAIGLYCSPRLPRRSNQAESSQQKTSAMFVESLNACSLNCLDPGSRVGSSVSLNSEYTSRSVGLISNDSNSESSQLGFAGGVMEGSYQRHGVLKRFYSTPEKDDEILQYQTNVRRNSKSMGNMQKEDLHNFVSFDFGSDSTEQHNQFDREQGNVEFCDVDQSLARRTADTEEEEEGANMNAKSERHLVTSVTGGASMREGRIRKWLTEITDPDENSNS, from the coding sequence ATGGATCAAAGCGGGAATCAGACGAGACCAGAAAGACGAGAGGTCCGGTCCATTTGTGTTCCCGTGCCGACCATTATTCTTAATACGTCAGAGGAGAAAAATGCGCAGACAGTTTTGACACATTCTAGGTCTGCTGGGGATTTAGATGTTGTCCTTAACGACGCCAACAACTTCGAAGCATATGTTAACAAAGATGGGAAGATCAAGTTATCAGGTTCTGTGTCAGATGGTATACAAGATCCGGAGCAGAGAAACGCCATTGGTTTGTACTGCTCACCTCGACTGCCGAGGCGTTCAAATCAGGCAGAGTCGTCCCAACAAAAGACTTCTGCCATGTTCGTGGAATCTCTGAATGCTTGTAGTTTAAACTGTCTTGACCCTGGAAGTAGAGTTGGCAGTTCGGTTTCCTTAAACAGTGAGTACACTTCAAGAAGTGTAGGGTTAATTTCAAACGATTCCAACTCTGAGTCGTCCCAACTGGGATTTGCTGGAGGTGTGATGGAAGGTTCGTACCAAAGACATGGCGTTCTTAAACGGTTTTATTCAACGCCAGAAAAGGACGACGAAATACTGCAATACCAAACGAATGTGCGTCGAAATTCCAAATCTATGGGTAATATGCAAAAGGAAGACTTACACAATTTTGTGTCATTTGACTTTGGGAGCGATTCAACGGAGCAACATAATCAATTTGACAGAGAACAGGGAAATGTCGAATTCTGTGATGTTGATCAATCACTGGCAAGGCGGACGGCTGATAccgaggaggaggaggagggtGCTAACATGAACGCTAAATCAGAGCGCCATCTTGTGACGTCAGTAACAGGAGGTGCATCCATGCGTGAAGGCCGGATACGGAAATGGTTGACTGAAATAACAGACCCGGATGAAAACTCAAATTCTTAG